CGGGAATCAAAATCAGGGTGGCCGTTGAAACCTGCGCGATCCCGCATTCCGAATCCTAACGAAGGGAGCTTAATTACCCTTCGATAATTGGTTGACGGGGCTCTGTACGAGCGGCGCGTGATACGTTGAATCGGCGAGAATGGTGCTTGTGAACTCGAAACCGACGATGAACGAGGCGTCCGTTGCCGTAGGCGACGCCACGCTGTTCACGGAAAGCGTGGGCGATCGCAATGCGCCGGCCGTACTGCTCATCATGGGTGCGATGGCATCCGGCGTGTGGTGGCCCAGCTCATTCTGCGCTCAACTGGCAGGCCACGGGCGATTTGTTATTCGCTACGATCACCGCGATACCGGCCGCTCGACCAGCTATGGCCCGGGTGGAGCTGCGTACTCGACTGAGACGCTTGCCGACGATGTACTCGCAGTTCTTGATGCATACAACGTCGAGAGCGCACATCTCGTTGGGATGTCCCTCGGAGGATACCTGAGTCAGTTGGTCGCACTGAAAGCGCCTCTACGAGTCAAGACACTGACACTGATTGCCTCGCTACGCCTGGCGCTGGCGGACCCGGCGATGCCCGC
This is a stretch of genomic DNA from Clostridia bacterium. It encodes these proteins:
- a CDS encoding alpha/beta fold hydrolase — its product is MNSKPTMNEASVAVGDATLFTESVGDRNAPAVLLIMGAMASGVWWPSSFCAQLAGHGRFVIRYDHRDTGRSTSYGPGGAAYSTETLADDVLAVLDAYNVESAHLVGMSLGGYLSQLVALKAPLRVKTLTLIASLRLALADPAMPAMDPRVPAYHAKAAEIDWTDRDAVLEYQVGAWRLLTGSAHPFDEAFIRGLAQEDWDRTPNPLTPFNHACLRDPTGWTDRLDEIHAPALIVHG